A portion of the Pan troglodytes isolate AG18354 chromosome 10, NHGRI_mPanTro3-v2.0_pri, whole genome shotgun sequence genome contains these proteins:
- the LOC134807410 gene encoding fibroblast growth factor-binding protein 3-like, protein MRSHSSALGWSMGLGAVEQGVALVGEARAAQEPTEAAEGSGMAGCSPEAWPAGRQLRPGEKSSTAPVGRHCCGTQYTLRSRWPGCQVPHCPGPAGPAGCSECGARQAHAHLELQLARKRRTQPRFPLAPLPPHLPAS, encoded by the coding sequence AtgcgctcgcactcctcagcccttgggtggtcgatgggactgggcgctgtggagcagggggtggcgctcgtcggggaggctcgggctgcacaggagcccacggaggcggcggaaggctcaggcatggcgggctgcagtccCGAGGCCTggcccgcgggaaggcagctaaggcccggcgagaaatcgagcacagcgccggtgggccggcactgctgcgggacccagtacaccctccgcagccgctggcccgggtgccaagtccctcactgcccggggccggcagggccggccggctgctccgagtgcggggcccgccaagcccacgcccacctggaactccagctggcccgcaagcgccgcacgcagccccggttcccgctcgcgcctctccctccacacctccctgcaagctga